From Salmo salar chromosome ssa21, Ssal_v3.1, whole genome shotgun sequence:
AACAGCATTATGTGCTGCAAAGGGGACAAAAAAaagtgtgtttgatttattttgttctaaaatatgaaatattacACAACGTGAAATATTACACACAAAACAAAGAAGGGCAATCATGTAAAAGTTAAAGCTTATCATTGTTTTTTACGTGGGGCCAAAGAACTGTAACAATCCTTTTGGTGAAAGCATGGCATgttccaaataaaataaaaggtaaatatgctgtacacacacacattttattgGAATATATTTCAGGCTGAAACCTGATTAAGATTATTTCCTAAATCCTAATGCGCCAAACATTTACATGAAGAAACATTACTTGAAGAGTTGACCCTCTCATTGCGCGGGCCATTCGATCGTGTGTAATGTCGCATATGTTTTAAGTTAGGCTACTCCTTTCCTAAAGACCACGCCGTTGATCTGTTGGTTGGTCAGGTTGGAGTAATGTGGATAGGAAAGGTTTGTGTCTTGTTTCATTGTTTATCATGTAAAAGGTATTATTCCCACTTGGTATTGCTAGTATTTTCTCGGCCTAGACAGTGCCTTATTGCAGCCTAAAGAAATATTATTGTcctgtgttttgttattttctcACGTATCGCTGAACATTCGCTTGCAGTCCATTGAGGGTGACGGTGTGTCTGAGCTCATGTTGCCGACCTGAGAGTACTCGTCCTCCGGGCTGTGTGGAAGCCCCGGCGGCGTCATCCTCTTCTCCTTCTGCCTGCGGTTGCAGAACCAGACCCGGACCACCTCCTTCTCCAGCTGCAGACTGTCCGCCAGAGAGGTGATCTCCTGGCCAGCGGGTTTGGGGCTTTTGAGGAAGTGGCTCTCCAAAGCTCCTTTGACGCTCACCTCGATGGACGTGCGCTTTTTCCTCTTCCTGCCCTGCGCCGCGATCTTATCGATGCTGGTAGGGCTACCGGTGGTCGAGTCGGCCTCTTCCAGCCATTTGTTGAGCAGCGGCTTCAGCTTGCACATGTTCTTGAAGCTCAGCTGCAGCGCCTCGAACCTGCATATCGTGGTCTGTGAGAAGACGTTACCATACAGGGTGCCCAGTGCCAAGCCCACGTCCGCTTGCGTAAAGCCCAGTTTGATCCGGCGCTGTTTGAACTGCTTCGCGAAGTTCTCCAGGTCGTCCGAGGTCGGCGTGTCCTCGTCGGACTGCGGGTCGTGGCTCAACccggtgtggtgctgctggtgatgtggatgctggtggtggtgatgatgatgactgCCGTGGTCGAGATCAGGGGAGTCCCCCCTCACCATCCCCGGGTGCATTAGGCTCCCCGGTGAGCTGAGCATTCCGTTAACCGTGAATCCCCCGGGCTGGGAGTAGATCAGcgactgttgctgctgctgcccttCGGAAATGGAGGCTATATGCGCGGCTGAGGTACCACCCCAGGCTCCTGGGTGTTGTGCCTGGTGGGAGCCCAGATGCAGAGACCTGTGCTGTAGAGCGGAGCCTGAGTGCATGTCCTCCCTGCCAGAGTTTCTCTTCACATCCTGCGGCTGCGGGCTACCCGTCATCCCAACGGGGCTGGAGGACCAGGGAGAGCCGGCCTCGGCAGCTGCCGCAGCGGCATGAGGCAGGGCTGTCATCCACTGGTGGGCATGGCTTAACATGTGTCCCCCGTTGCTCGTTGCCATAGCGCCCTGCATAAAGTCATTCTGCATCATCTTCACGGAGGGGTCCCCTCTGTATCCACCTGACACCGAGGTGACTGCGGTGCTGCCCCGCTGCATGCCACCGACCCCCCGGTCTGAGTGCACGATGGAGCCGGTGGATAAGATCCTATTGCTGGCCAGGTATGGACTGGAGGTGGCTGTTGCCATTCCCCAAACCATAAAGCCTGTGAGTTATCGCCCTCTTCCCTCGTTGGATCAACTTCTCTTCTCAAACAGAATGCTCGTATCCAATAataaatcaaaactatgacaaaACGTGGTGAATGTTGCGTTATACTATATACCATAAAATGGAGATAAAAATTATTCAAAAGTAATCCAACAAAAATATTCACAAAAATGCAAATGAAAGTTAATGTTTTGTTTATCGATGAATGGAATTAAATAGTATTTACGTTCCACCAGTAAAAAGTCGGAGATTGGTGCATAAAGAATCTTTACGCATTCAAtttagagatttttttttttgtgaatatatgaataaaaaaaatgaaacgtTTTTTGCGTCCTGTAAAGTTCTACTGGACGTATAGATTTAGTAATCTCCCACAAACTGACGCTCTCTTCTAGGATCCCTGTCGAAGTAGGCTTGTTGGAGAAGGACCATTCATTGTCACTTTGTAAACACTCCTGTGGCTCCTCGGCTGCTCTTCTGAAGTATTTGAAGCTGCACAATTCCGAATGATACAACGGTCTACGTAAATGCTTGTATCTATTTTCTtccttcactctttctctccttccatctGACACTTGTATCCGTTCCTCCCTGGAAGCGCGTGGACACGCGAGTGTTTACCCTGTGCCAAGCGTGCGCACGCCGTTCCCATCTTCCCCCAATTACCAGCGGAAGTGGAGAGCAGGACTCCCGCTGATTGGACGATACCCAGAGAGAGGGATTGGCACGTCTCGAGAGCTCGGTGCGCTGCCTCGGGTGCTCGAGGTAAGGTTCCCTTCTCTGAGAAAAACAACATATGCATTGATTAGATGATCATAACAATAACAGACTGATATTGATCATATTGGCATTGTAATTGGTAGGCTATTATATGGCTCctcagtggcgcagcggtctaaggcactgcatctcagtctgtatcacaaccggccgtgattgggagtcccatggggcggtgcacaattggcccagcgtcatcctggTTAGGTTTTGGCCGGGTAGGTCGTCATtattaataagaatttgttcttaactgacttgcctagttaaatattttttttagcgTAGCCTACATTTTAATTAATATAAGTAGCCACAAAACCAATATTAGGCTTAATAGGCCTAATGATAATAGTATTTTATAATTTATCATAACACAATTATCGTTGTCATAATCAAAAACAATCATAGACTATAAGTCCACAATATCCATAATCTCACTTGCTTATAATCAAATAGCCAAACATGCGTCCACTAAACGGTTAACATGGAATTGATGGTTTGATGAAGGAGGTTTCCAGGCGGAAACAAGCAATCTCGCTGAACcccggagagcgagagagagagagagagagagagagcacccccACGAAAACAATGCCAAATTGAGCAGTCCTTTGGGGATTGAAGGGACACACTCTGACTCTCGCCTTTCTAACTCCAGTCAGGGATGTCAGGCCCGAACAACGCAACAAATCTGTTTTTCCTCCTCTGTCAAATAGCGTAGCGGCGGGGACCTGTGCCAATGATACTCAGGTCGGCTCTGGATAGATACTCAGGGGTTCTGTACGCCACTTGCATCTTAATGCTCTCTCCTTTTCATACTGAAGCAAGACCCACTGGGCGTGAACCGGGTGCACTACATTTCTACATGAGGCAAGCCAGTTAGTTTTTTTCTATCTTCGGGAGAAGTGTTATTTTAATAGAATGTTTCCAGAGTGTGTGCGAGTGATGGTAGGCTAAATCATTAGCTTTCTCCTAATATTCCCAGCCACAAGATTTTCCCAGTCTTAAAAAACAGAACTCTTAACACACGGAGCATTCTTTCAATTGAAAGAAGAGACATTGCATGGAGACACAACCAGGTgcagccaaatacatttgcagCCAAAACTCATGTTTTCTTTCCTGGAAGATTTCTCCTGGATTTGATTCAAATAAGTTTTGGGGAAAAGTAAAGCAAAAAGTAAACATTTGTGTGTACATGGGCTCGAAGGATACTCTGCATGCCAATGGGAGCTTTGCGTGAAAGTTCGAGTTGTGCGCTCATGGCCTTAAAGTCCCAGTACAGTCAAAAACGAAATTTtcctgtgtttaaaaaaaatatatttccacactatgggataataatgtaaaattgtgaaaattatgataatgctattttagtgtaagagctgaaatgtcagcctgttttggtgggatcgAGTTTTGGCATGTCTGGTGACATCATCAGGCAGTAAATTAAGTTAATAGATCAATAACAAAGAgcattccaaacctctctgccaataacagatagttttcagttttcccttccctactcagaccactctcagacagtcctagcaaaaatcTTACCTGAGAAAATGGTCATTTCTAAGAacgatatttttttttcattttaattGAAGTTATTGTCAAATTGTATTCCAAGATCAATTGTCGGAATTATAGTGTAGGCAAAACGGACTCCAATGCACAATATGACCGACCGTGGTAGCCCTTTCTCCTATTCAGATCACCATGGAAATCGGGTAGGAGTGTTAAGTATGTCTCTCCGAGTCCCTATCAATTGGGTGAGCGCCCTCGCGCATTCAGTTTTAACCCGCGAGAGACAGCAGCATCATAGG
This genomic window contains:
- the LOC106581987 gene encoding POU domain, class 3, transcription factor 3-A-like; translation: MVWGMATATSSPYLASNRILSTGSIVHSDRGVGGMQRGSTAVTSVSGGYRGDPSVKMMQNDFMQGAMATSNGGHMLSHAHQWMTALPHAAAAAAEAGSPWSSSPVGMTGSPQPQDVKRNSGREDMHSGSALQHRSLHLGSHQAQHPGAWGGTSAAHIASISEGQQQQQSLIYSQPGGFTVNGMLSSPGSLMHPGMVRGDSPDLDHGSHHHHHHQHPHHQQHHTGLSHDPQSDEDTPTSDDLENFAKQFKQRRIKLGFTQADVGLALGTLYGNVFSQTTICRFEALQLSFKNMCKLKPLLNKWLEEADSTTGSPTSIDKIAAQGRKRKKRTSIEVSVKGALESHFLKSPKPAGQEITSLADSLQLEKEVVRVWFCNRRQKEKRMTPPGLPHSPEDEYSQVGNMSSDTPSPSMDCKRMFSDT